The genomic DNA GATCAGTACGCGTGGGTGCTGGGCGCGACGGGTATGAGTCAGGCGCTGGCCATCGTGGCGAGCGCCATGGGGACGCGGTTCATCCTGCAAACGATTCCATTTGTGCGGTGGGGCTCATGAATCAGATGGTGATGGGCTGGGCCTACGCGTGGACCGTCGTCTTAGCCCTGTGGATCTGGGTGTACATCAGGAGTCTGCGATGATCGAACTGTATGAAGGCGTCCCAGGATCGGGCAAGTCCTATCATGCGATCTGCGAGAAGTTCCTGCCCTGGGTGAAGCAAGGCCGACGGCTCTATATCGCCGTGGATGGCATCTATCTGGACCGGTTGTCGCTCTTCACCGGCATCGACCTCGACACCCTCGAACAGCAGATCACGCTCTGGAAGGACTCCGTCGAAGTCCTCCAGGCCTTTCCCCATGTTGAGCCCGGCTCAGCGGTGATTATCGACGAAGCCCAGACCGTCTTTCGGTCCATGCAGAAGGTCGAACCGGGGCTCCTCCGCTGGCTCGAAACCCATCGGCACTATGGCGTGGATATTCTGCTCATGAGCCAGGATTTTCGCCAGATGTCCCAAGGCGTCACACGACTCATCGAAGCGACGGTGAAGTTTCGGAAGCTGGCCTTTGTCGGTCTATCCAAGAAGTATCAGGGCAAGGTGCGCGGGAACCCCGAAGACAATGAGGTCATCCGGGCCTTTGTCGGGACCTACTCGCCCGCCATCTATGCCTACTACTCCAGTTATGCCTCGGCGGCGATTCGAGAAGAGAAACGCAGCCATACGGTCTTCAAATCGGCACGGGTGGCCATTGGCATCGCTGCGGGCTTGTTTGCCATTGGCCTCATGTTCTGGCGTCCGTGGTCGTCGCTGAGCAGCACCAAAGGAATGCCGGCAGCTGTCGTGAGTGGCGCTCCGAGCTTGCCTCCGCTTCCATCTCCATCGGCGCCGGGCAGTCTGCTGAATCCGTTTGGTGCGTCTGTCTCATCGACAGCGAGCCCACAACCTCCTAAGCGCACCGTGCGCATCCTCGGAGGGGCCGGAATGAGTCAGAACCGTCAAGGCTGGCGCTATCTCTTGGACAGCGGCGAGATCCTGACGGCCGCGCAGATTACTGGACGGTATGGGGTCTCGGTCTCGGAAGTCTATGAGGACGGCTCGATGCGGCTCATCGGTGAAGGAGTGTTCTATGGACCTGCCGGCGATTGAGGCGATGACCTACTTCACGGCCATTTTCTGGCTCGGCGGCTTTGCCGTTGGGCTGATCATCAAACTGATTCTGCCTCAGAGCCACTGAGGCGCTCGACCGTCGGCGAGTGTTCCGGCGGCGTAGGTGGACGGAACCACCACCAGCACAAGGAGGTGCCGTATGAAGGGATGGGGTTGGGTGAAAGGGCTCGGAGGGCTGCTCATGGCGTTTGTCTTCGCCTTGGGCGTCCCGGCGCTGTCGCAGGCGCAGCTGTTTCCGGTCTCGGCGGATGTGGCCACGGTGCGGGCCGATCTGCTCTTGTGGGCCACGGCCTTGATTGGCGTGGCGTTGGCGATCTACGCTTTTAAGCGCGTTCGCGCAATTGTGGGCTAAGAGAGAGCCCATCGAGGCAGGCTGGCAGCAGCCTGCCTCCTTTTTCGCATCATATGACAGCATGAACAGGGTGACGACAAAGGAATGCAAGGATGACGGCGCAACAAATTCAAACGATCGGCAATGCGCTGGCTGCCGACCTGGTCGCCTGGGGAACGGCGGCGATTGGCCTCGCCCTGGTGGCGGCCGGAGCCGCCTGGGTGTTGCGGCTACTGCGCTAAGCGCCGAGCCACCCCTGGTCGGCGAAGCTGTAGTAGCGTTCTTCGGCGAGGATGAGATGGTCCAGCAGCGGAATGCCGAACAACTCGGCAGCCTCCCGCAGCCGTTTGGTCAGGACACGATCTTCCGGGCTGGGCGAGCTATCGCCAGAGGGGTGATTATGCGCGCATATCCAGGCCCCGGCATTCATGAGGATCAGCGGCTTGAAGACTTCACGGGGATGGACAATGGTCAGGTTCAGCGAACCGGTGGAGACCACATTAATTCCGATGAGCCGATGCTTCGCATCGAGACCGCAGATCAAGAACTGCTCCCGGTCCAGATGCGCAAACAACGGCCGGAGGATCGCGGCGGCGCCTTCCGACGTATGGACCAATTCCGCTGCCGGAATGGCACGGCCCTCGCGCACGAGGGTCACGCGGTACCGAGGGACCCCGTATTTCCGAACTGGGCTCAGTGGCCGTCCACCGTTCGAGGAACCGAGAGTACTGTCAACGGACATGTCCGCCTCCTTCTGAAATTATGTTCTAGCCCCACCCTTCACAAACCAAGGGTGGGGCGTAACAGAGGAGGCGGCACGGGGCTCTCGCAGCGGGCAGGCCTGGAGGGGCGGAGACCGGCACGGAGGGGACCGGGAAGGCCTGCTCCGCTGCTCCCCGGCCCCGAGTCGTATCCATTGGGGGCTCAATCTTCGTCCTAAGCCGGCGGAACGGCGGGCGCTTCAGTCGGGGGGATGGGGGTGTCGTGAGACTCCCCCTGGTGCGACAAGATCAGGAGTAACAGTTCAGTTGGAACCCACAAGCCCAAAACTGCTCATCAATACAAGGGAAAGCGTAGGCCAGTCAGATTCTGGCAATTCCCCCCTCTCCCCTCGCCTACGCAACGAAATATCTGCAATTCTTGCGGAGGCACTTCTCGCTGATCTTCAATCACTTAGCCGATTTACGGTTAGTTCCCCTCCCCAAACCAACCGTAAATTGAAGTTGACTTCATCAGACAGAAACGAATAATCCCTGAGCTCTGGAATAGTCACCTAGTCGGTATGAACCTCAAGGTGAGCGGGTGATGAAGGAGGCTGAGATGATTGCGGCAATCTACGCCAGGAAATCCACGGAACAGGTCGGATTTAACGATGAGGAGAAATCGGTTACTCGGCAGATTGAGCACGCAACGGAGTTTGCCGTCCGAAAGGGTTGGACGGTTGCGCAGGAACATATCTATTCTGATGACGGCATATCCGGCGCAGAATTCCTCAAGCGGCAGGGCTTCCTACGATTGATGAATGCGCTTAAGCCTCGTCCAGCGTTCCAAGTGCTGATCATGAGCGAAGAGTCTCGATTGGGCCGTGAGGCTATCCAATCGAGCTATGCCTTCAAGCAAATCATCGATAGCGGCGTGCGGATATTCTTCTATCTTACTGACCAGGAGCGAAAGCTTGATAATGCCCTCGACAAGGTGATGCTTAGCCTGACGAACTTCTCGGCAGAAATGGAGCGAGAAAAAGCGAGCCAGCGTACCTATGATGCCATGCTCCGAAAAGCCAAAGCTCTCCACGTCACGGGCAACAAGGTTTTCGGCTACGATAACGTCCCCGTCTACAGCAGCCAAGCGAACAACGATGGTACCCCGCACCGACAGCACGTTGTTAGAAGGATCAATACCGAACAAGCTAAAACAGTCGTGCGAATATTCGAAATGTACGCATCAGGCTTTGGTCTGGCAAGCATCGCTAAGGCGTTAAACGAGGATCGCGTCCCGCCTCCTCACGGTGGGAATCTGGGCTGGTGCCCAACAGCTCTTCGGGACATCCTCCAACGTGACCTTTATCGAGGTATGGTCCTTTGGAATAGGACCCAAGCAATTCAACTCGGCGGAACGCGGAAGCAACGAAAGCGTCCTCAATCGGAATGGCTTCGTATCGACGCACCAGAATTGAGGATCATCTCCTCCATGCTGTGGGAGCAGGTTGAACAGCGTAGAACACAAAATAGGAATGCCTATCTGCGCGGGGAAGGTGGTCGCCTCATTTCACGACCTACGGGCGAAGATCACCGGTCTTCCTATCTACTCAGCAGCATTGCAAAATGCGTCGTATGTGGTGGTTCGATCGTGGCAATAAAGCGAACTGCGAAACAACGTTATGACCGCACCGTGTATCGTTGTGCCTACCACCACAAACGAGGTCATACCGTCTGCAGTAACAACGTGGAAGTCCGCCAAGATATTCTCGACTCAGCCATCCTGCACGCTATAAACAACATGCTAGACGATCAGGTCCTGGAAGCCTCTGTTGCGGAGGCCTTGGAGCGGATTAGAAAAGAACAAAAAAACCTACCTGACGAGCGCATCATTGTTGAACGGGAACTTTCTTTGATTGAAACACGGCTGCATCACCTAGTCGAACATATAGCGAATGGCAAGGCAACAGATGCCATTGACGCATCACTCCGCCAGGAGGAGGCTAGGAAGAAGACGTTGTTAGGGGAATTGACGAGGCTGGACCAGCTTGCTCAAATGGCGTATGTGAACGAGAAACAGCTCGTCAAGGAATTGAGAACCCGCTTAGGAGATATCCCTGGTTTGCTCACCCGACAGGTTCCGCTCGCCCGCCAGATGCTCAGGAAACTGCTTGACGGTCACATTTCATGCGAGCCCGTCGAGGAGGGTGGGAAGCGAGGCTATCGATTCACTGCCACGGGAACATTCGACCGTTTACTGACTGGCGTGAAGGTTATCAATCAAAGTGGTGGAGGGCAGGGGAGTTGAACCCCCGACCCCTACGTTGCGAACGTAGTGCTCTCCCAACTGAGCTAGCCCCCCACAACTCTCACGCGGCATTATACACAACCGGAGCCCGGGTCTCTATACGAAGTTACAGATCTGCGCAAGACTTTATCCGGGGTTGTAAAATCCCGTCACCACTGGTCCTGCGTCCGCCACCGATACCCGCCGTCCCTCCACCCGCAGCTTATCTTCCGCGTAGAGTTGAATCGCGCGAGGATAGATCCGGTGTTCCTGCTCCAGTATGCGGGCAGCCAGGGTATCCGGCGTATCTCCTTCCAGGATCGGCACGGCCGCCTGGATGATGATCGGACCTTCGTCGACCCCTTCGGTCACAAAGTGCACGGTGCAACCGGCGATTTTGCACCCGTGGTCGATGGCTTTTTTCTGCACATCCAGACCAGGGAACGACGGAAGCAGGGACGGATGAATGTTCATCATCCGATTCTCATAGGCCGAGACCAGCACCGCCGTCACGATTTTCATGTACCCGGCCAGGAGCACGAGATCCACTTCGTGCTTCTGCAGCACCTCAAGGACCGCCTTATCGAAAGCCTCGCGACTGTCCGGACGGCCTGCATACGGCTTCGGATCCAGCCACACGGCGGGCGCGCCATGCTTTCGCGCCCGCTCCAGCCCGCCGGCATTCTGCTTATTGCTGAGCACGACCGCGACCTCGGCCGACAACGTCCCCGCCTCAATCGCGTCGATGATCGCTTGAAGATTCGAACCTCGGCCGGAAACCAATACGCCGAGGCGCACCAGGCGCGGTGATTTACCCGACATACTCGACCACACCTTCGTCTGTGGACTGCGCCACCATTTCGCCGATGTGATAGGCCCGGTCGCCCGCTTCTACCGCTTTGGCCATCACGCGATCGACATGTTCCGGCGCCACGACCAGAATCAAACCGATGCCCATATTGAAGACGCGGTACATCTCGCTCAGTTCCACTCCCCCGCGGTCCTGAATCGTCTGAAAAATCGGCAGCACCGGCCAGGACCCGCGACGAATGCGCGCCCCGCAGCGGGCCGGAAAGACCCGTGGCAGATTCTCGGTGATTCCACCG from Nitrospira sp. ND1 includes the following:
- a CDS encoding zonular occludens toxin domain-containing protein; this encodes MIELYEGVPGSGKSYHAICEKFLPWVKQGRRLYIAVDGIYLDRLSLFTGIDLDTLEQQITLWKDSVEVLQAFPHVEPGSAVIIDEAQTVFRSMQKVEPGLLRWLETHRHYGVDILLMSQDFRQMSQGVTRLIEATVKFRKLAFVGLSKKYQGKVRGNPEDNEVIRAFVGTYSPAIYAYYSSYASAAIREEKRSHTVFKSARVAIGIAAGLFAIGLMFWRPWSSLSSTKGMPAAVVSGAPSLPPLPSPSAPGSLLNPFGASVSSTASPQPPKRTVRILGGAGMSQNRQGWRYLLDSGEILTAAQITGRYGVSVSEVYEDGSMRLIGEGVFYGPAGD
- a CDS encoding JAB domain-containing protein; the protein is MSVDSTLGSSNGGRPLSPVRKYGVPRYRVTLVREGRAIPAAELVHTSEGAAAILRPLFAHLDREQFLICGLDAKHRLIGINVVSTGSLNLTIVHPREVFKPLILMNAGAWICAHNHPSGDSSPSPEDRVLTKRLREAAELFGIPLLDHLILAEERYYSFADQGWLGA
- a CDS encoding recombinase family protein — protein: MIAAIYARKSTEQVGFNDEEKSVTRQIEHATEFAVRKGWTVAQEHIYSDDGISGAEFLKRQGFLRLMNALKPRPAFQVLIMSEESRLGREAIQSSYAFKQIIDSGVRIFFYLTDQERKLDNALDKVMLSLTNFSAEMEREKASQRTYDAMLRKAKALHVTGNKVFGYDNVPVYSSQANNDGTPHRQHVVRRINTEQAKTVVRIFEMYASGFGLASIAKALNEDRVPPPHGGNLGWCPTALRDILQRDLYRGMVLWNRTQAIQLGGTRKQRKRPQSEWLRIDAPELRIISSMLWEQVEQRRTQNRNAYLRGEGGRLISRPTGEDHRSSYLLSSIAKCVVCGGSIVAIKRTAKQRYDRTVYRCAYHHKRGHTVCSNNVEVRQDILDSAILHAINNMLDDQVLEASVAEALERIRKEQKNLPDERIIVERELSLIETRLHHLVEHIANGKATDAIDASLRQEEARKKTLLGELTRLDQLAQMAYVNEKQLVKELRTRLGDIPGLLTRQVPLARQMLRKLLDGHISCEPVEEGGKRGYRFTATGTFDRLLTGVKVINQSGGGQGS
- the purN gene encoding phosphoribosylglycinamide formyltransferase; this translates as MSGKSPRLVRLGVLVSGRGSNLQAIIDAIEAGTLSAEVAVVLSNKQNAGGLERARKHGAPAVWLDPKPYAGRPDSREAFDKAVLEVLQKHEVDLVLLAGYMKIVTAVLVSAYENRMMNIHPSLLPSFPGLDVQKKAIDHGCKIAGCTVHFVTEGVDEGPIIIQAAVPILEGDTPDTLAARILEQEHRIYPRAIQLYAEDKLRVEGRRVSVADAGPVVTGFYNPG